One part of the Quercus lobata isolate SW786 chromosome 7, ValleyOak3.0 Primary Assembly, whole genome shotgun sequence genome encodes these proteins:
- the LOC115954081 gene encoding uncharacterized protein LOC115954081 has product MGRGRGKGKKQNAVASREDPGSGEEEKIPAYRRRGRPQKPLKDEIEEEEEEGNTDKIVDDGEDAKVNISRKDMKNQNTIENGRKRKRSAQVKENISSVGGENGIGKKSSPDDSTKSVGFRQNGSRRKNKPRRAAEAGVECK; this is encoded by the coding sequence ATGGGTAGAGGTAGAGGAAAGGGGAAGAAACAAAATGCTGTTGCCTCTCGTGAGGATCCTGGAAGCGGTGAAGAGGAAAAAATTCCAGCATACAGGAGAAGAGGAAGGCCTCAAAAACCATTAAAGGATGAAAtcgaagaagaagaggaggaaggaAACACTGACAAGATAGTAGACGATGGAGAGGATGCAAAAGTTAATATTTCTAGAAAGGATATGAAAAATCAGAATACCATAGAGAACGGACGGAAGAGGAAGAGGTCTGCTCAGGTCAAAGAAAATATCAGTTCAGTTGGAGGGGAGAATGGCATTGGAAAAAAGTCAAGTCCCGATGATTCAACAAAGTCAGTTGGATTCCGACAAAATGGAAGTAGGAGAAAAAACAAGCCCCGCCGGGCTGCTGAAGCTGGTGTTGAGTGCAAGTGA